A single region of the Gemella sp. zg-570 genome encodes:
- a CDS encoding ABC transporter ATP-binding protein, with amino-acid sequence MLEVRNINKTYGKTRVLADVTCKIEKNKFTAFIGSNGAGKSTLINIIARTLKSDKGQVIIDGMQLAEWKTEELAKKIAILSQFNHINIRLTVRELVSFGRYPHSKGKITDADKEKIDEALEYLNIKHLENKFLDELSGGQVQMAYIAMVIAQDTDYILLDEPLNNLDMNHSVKIMKVLRKLVREKGKTVIVVIHDINFVSVYADNVIALKNGSIITQGLNEEVITRETLKDIYSLDMDIHTVNNCRICMYYK; translated from the coding sequence ATGCTAGAGGTTAGAAATATTAATAAGACTTATGGAAAAACAAGAGTATTAGCTGACGTAACTTGTAAAATAGAAAAAAATAAATTTACCGCCTTTATAGGAAGTAACGGTGCAGGAAAAAGCACCTTAATAAATATAATAGCAAGAACATTAAAATCTGATAAGGGTCAAGTTATCATAGACGGTATGCAACTTGCAGAATGGAAAACAGAAGAATTAGCAAAAAAAATTGCCATACTTAGTCAATTTAATCATATAAATATAAGACTAACAGTTAGGGAATTGGTATCTTTTGGTCGCTATCCACATTCTAAAGGAAAAATAACAGATGCGGATAAAGAAAAAATAGATGAAGCATTAGAATATTTGAATATAAAACATTTAGAAAATAAATTTCTTGATGAATTAAGTGGTGGTCAAGTTCAAATGGCATATATAGCTATGGTAATAGCACAAGACACAGACTATATACTTTTAGATGAACCCTTAAACAATTTAGATATGAACCATTCAGTAAAAATAATGAAAGTTCTAAGAAAGTTAGTTAGGGAAAAAGGAAAAACAGTAATAGTTGTAATTCATGATATAAATTTTGTATCAGTTTACGCTGATAATGTCATAGCCCTAAAAAATGGCAGCATAATTACGCAAGGGCTTAATGAAGAAGTAATAACTAGAGAAACATTAAAAGATATATATTCATTAGACATGGATATTCATACCGTAAATAATTGCAGAATATGTATGTATTATAAATAA
- a CDS encoding siderophore ABC transporter substrate-binding protein — protein MKKFKKILVPFAALTVALSLTACSTSSSNSSSSSQEATKVKIMTSNGEVEVAKNPKNVAVFDVAVLDFIQRYNIKIENLATAKISVPYLDDVIKGKDTLGSLKDPNYEATSTVKADIIFTAGRQKEFLEELKKLGTVAYFEAQSENAFETMFKHNGEFAKIFGVEDKVAADKVKFEKKIKEVSEKAKASGKKALIIMTNEGKITAFGPKSRFGFVHNLLGFEAADANIEASTHGAEINYEYISKVNPDIIFYVDRNTVVKSKTNANAKTTLDNELVKATTAGKNGAIYELEAQYAYLAPDGLTSFERMIEIVEKAVK, from the coding sequence GTGAAAAAATTCAAGAAAATATTAGTACCATTTGCTGCTCTTACAGTAGCTTTATCATTAACTGCTTGTTCAACAAGTTCATCAAATTCATCTTCTTCAAGTCAAGAAGCAACAAAAGTTAAAATTATGACAAGTAACGGAGAGGTTGAAGTAGCAAAAAATCCTAAGAATGTTGCAGTATTTGATGTTGCAGTATTAGATTTTATTCAAAGATACAATATAAAAATAGAAAATTTAGCAACAGCAAAAATATCAGTACCTTATTTAGATGATGTGATTAAGGGCAAAGATACTTTGGGAAGTTTAAAAGACCCAAATTATGAAGCAACAAGTACAGTAAAAGCAGATATAATTTTCACAGCAGGACGTCAAAAAGAATTTTTAGAAGAACTAAAAAAATTAGGAACAGTTGCTTACTTTGAGGCACAATCTGAAAATGCTTTTGAAACAATGTTTAAACACAATGGAGAGTTTGCAAAAATATTTGGTGTTGAAGATAAGGTTGCAGCTGATAAAGTAAAATTTGAAAAGAAAATAAAAGAAGTATCAGAAAAAGCAAAAGCATCTGGGAAAAAAGCATTGATAATTATGACTAACGAAGGAAAAATTACTGCTTTTGGTCCGAAAAGTAGATTTGGATTTGTTCACAACTTGTTAGGTTTTGAAGCAGCTGATGCTAATATTGAGGCAAGTACACACGGAGCAGAAATCAATTACGAATATATTTCAAAAGTAAATCCAGATATTATATTCTATGTTGATAGAAATACTGTTGTAAAAAGTAAAACAAATGCAAATGCAAAAACAACTTTAGATAATGAATTAGTTAAAGCAACAACGGCTGGTAAAAACGGAGCAATCTATGAATTAGAAGCTCAATATGCTTATTTGGCACCGGACGGCTTAACTTCATTTGAAAGAATGATAGAAATTGTAGAAAAAGCAGTTAAATAA
- a CDS encoding helix-turn-helix domain-containing protein, with translation MAKYSTEFKMKVVKEYLETNISYKNLTYKYSIPNKSIIITRVNAYKTQGYEGLKVKRKNTQYTLEFKLNVVNLYLRGEMSYQSLANELKINNPSIIVRWVNAFREKDIEGLKPKKEEVFKNAKVRKNLKDTKVERNSLTQAQLKKR, from the coding sequence ATGGCAAAATATAGTACAGAATTTAAAATGAAAGTAGTAAAAGAATATTTAGAAACAAACATCTCATATAAAAATTTAACATATAAATACTCAATACCAAATAAAAGCATAATAATAACAAGGGTAAATGCATACAAGACACAAGGATATGAAGGACTAAAAGTAAAAAGGAAAAATACACAATACACTTTGGAATTTAAGTTAAATGTAGTAAACTTGTATTTAAGGGGAGAAATGTCCTATCAAAGCCTAGCAAATGAACTAAAAATAAACAATCCATCAATAATAGTAAGATGGGTAAATGCCTTTAGAGAAAAAGACATAGAAGGACTAAAACCTAAAAAAGAGGAAGTCTTCAAAAATGCCAAAGTTCGTAAAAATTTAAAAGATACTAAAGTAGAGAGAAACTCATTAACACAAGCACAGTTAAAGAAAAGATAA
- a CDS encoding IS3 family transposase, which translates to MKYRNRKQNKKKNSTKNENPNYGYRRITAMLKKSGLIINKKKVQRLVQKLKLQVKSYSRKSRKYSSYKGRVGKISDNKNKKKFQSKKPYTKITTDTTEFKYLEKDKTGTYQIKKLYLNPYLDMYNSEILSYEISKQPTIEPILKALDSAIEITNKIKEKEYFIHIKAGHTK; encoded by the coding sequence ATAAAATATAGAAATAGAAAACAAAATAAAAAAAAAAACTCAACAAAAAATGAAAATCCAAACTATGGCTACAGAAGAATAACAGCCATGTTAAAAAAATCAGGACTGATAATAAACAAAAAGAAAGTACAACGATTAGTTCAAAAGCTAAAACTTCAAGTAAAAAGTTATTCAAGAAAATCCAGAAAGTACTCATCCTACAAAGGAAGAGTTGGAAAAATATCAGACAACAAAAATAAGAAGAAATTTCAAAGTAAAAAACCATACACAAAAATAACAACAGACACAACAGAATTTAAGTATTTAGAAAAAGATAAAACAGGAACCTATCAAATAAAGAAACTCTATTTAAACCCATACTTAGATATGTACAACAGTGAAATACTAAGCTATGAAATATCAAAACAACCAACAATAGAACCAATCCTAAAAGCCTTAGATAGCGCAATAGAAATAACAAACAAAATCAAAGAGAAAGAATATTTCATTCATATCAAGGCTGGGCATACCAAATAA
- a CDS encoding IS3 family transposase, protein MQSMSRKGDCLDNSPMENFFGILKQEIYYGHKFYSYKQLKQTIKDFIKYYNDERIKEKLGYLSPVEYRKKNTA, encoded by the coding sequence ATCCAATCTATGTCCCGAAAAGGCGACTGCTTAGACAACTCACCAATGGAAAACTTCTTTGGAATATTAAAACAAGAAATATATTACGGACACAAATTCTATTCATATAAGCAATTAAAGCAAACTATTAAAGATTTTATAAAATATTATAACGATGAAAGGATAAAAGAAAAATTAGGATACTTATCACCAGTAGAATATAGAAAGAAGAATACAGCATAA
- a CDS encoding HaeIII family restriction endonuclease: MSKKSNNQGRAYEFSYLIILYKEISKIRPVIINKNSSYFSAEKAWNTLTDDNKNLYKVSALAGINTIFDLEPLILDDSNDELEIEIQADDKGKLGDVRDILIIRQGIEWEIGLSIKHNHFAVKHSRLSKKLDFGEKWYGKNCSELYWRDIKPIFEYLDNEKKKSSKWSDLPNKEDDVYVPLLKAFKKELERQNTLNKKEIPKLIVEYLLGKFDFYKIIGIDNKKITQIQSYNLRGTLNKPGNERKKNIEIPISILPTRIVSLDFKPNSKNTLELYLDAGWQFSFRIHNASTKVEPSLKFDIQIIGMPTTIIPIDCKWKQ, encoded by the coding sequence ATGAGTAAAAAAAGTAATAATCAAGGTAGAGCTTATGAATTTTCATATTTAATAATTTTATATAAAGAAATTTCTAAAATCAGACCTGTAATTATAAATAAAAACAGTAGTTATTTTTCTGCTGAAAAAGCATGGAATACATTAACGGATGATAATAAAAATTTATATAAAGTTAGTGCTTTAGCTGGAATTAACACTATTTTCGACCTTGAACCATTAATTTTAGACGATAGTAATGATGAATTAGAGATAGAAATTCAAGCAGATGATAAAGGGAAATTAGGAGATGTTAGAGATATTTTAATTATAAGACAAGGTATTGAATGGGAAATTGGTCTTAGTATAAAACATAATCATTTTGCTGTAAAACATAGCAGACTATCAAAAAAATTAGATTTTGGTGAAAAATGGTATGGTAAAAATTGCTCAGAACTATATTGGAGAGATATTAAACCTATTTTTGAATATCTCGATAACGAAAAGAAAAAATCTTCAAAATGGAGTGATTTACCTAACAAAGAAGATGATGTATATGTACCTTTGCTAAAAGCATTTAAAAAAGAGTTGGAAAGACAAAATACTTTGAATAAAAAAGAAATTCCAAAGTTAATAGTTGAATATTTACTAGGTAAGTTTGATTTTTATAAAATTATTGGAATTGATAATAAAAAAATAACTCAAATACAAAGTTATAATTTAAGAGGAACATTAAATAAACCAGGCAATGAAAGAAAGAAAAATATTGAAATACCAATATCAATATTACCTACAAGAATTGTAAGTTTAGATTTTAAACCTAATAGTAAAAACACTTTAGAACTATACCTTGATGCTGGATGGCAATTTAGTTTTAGAATACACAACGCTTCAACTAAAGTTGAGCCTAGTTTGAAATTTGATATACAAATTATAGGTATGCCCACAACTATTATTCCAATAGATTGCAAATGGAAACAATAA
- a CDS encoding DNA cytosine methyltransferase — MNIISLFSGAGGLDLGFKKAGFKIVVANEYDKTIWKTYEKNHNTALIKGDICNIPSSMFPECDGIIGGPPCQSWSEAGSLKGIDDPRGQLFYEYIRVLKDKQPKFFLAENVKGMMAKRHNIAVKNIVSQFEKAGYDVFIHLLNASDYGVPQDRKRVFYVGFRKDLNIKFNEPPKSYNFKLTFKDAIFDLKDSAIPALEKNKTNEEKCKISNHEYFIGDYSPIFMSRNRVRTWEQQAFTVQASGRQCQLHPQAPVMPKIEKNKHVFKNGKEYLYRRLSVRECARIQGFPDNFKFYYTNLNDGYKMIGNAVPVNLAYEMAKAIISAIKNN; from the coding sequence ATGAATATAATAAGTTTATTTTCAGGTGCGGGTGGATTAGATTTAGGTTTTAAAAAAGCTGGATTTAAAATAGTAGTAGCAAACGAATATGATAAAACTATTTGGAAAACATATGAAAAAAATCATAATACAGCACTTATAAAAGGCGATATATGTAATATACCATCAAGTATGTTCCCTGAATGCGATGGTATTATAGGAGGTCCTCCTTGTCAATCTTGGAGTGAAGCAGGTTCTTTAAAGGGAATTGATGACCCTAGAGGTCAGTTGTTTTATGAATATATACGAGTATTAAAAGATAAACAACCAAAATTTTTTCTTGCTGAAAATGTAAAGGGAATGATGGCCAAAAGACACAATATAGCAGTTAAAAATATTGTTTCTCAATTTGAAAAAGCTGGTTATGACGTTTTTATTCATTTATTAAACGCAAGCGATTATGGTGTTCCTCAAGATAGAAAAAGAGTATTTTATGTTGGATTTAGAAAAGATTTAAATATTAAATTTAATGAACCACCAAAATCATATAATTTTAAATTAACATTTAAAGATGCAATTTTTGATTTGAAAGATAGTGCAATACCAGCTTTAGAAAAAAATAAAACTAATGAAGAAAAATGTAAAATTTCTAATCATGAGTATTTTATTGGAGACTACTCACCTATTTTTATGAGTAGAAATAGAGTAAGAACATGGGAACAACAAGCATTTACTGTACAAGCATCTGGTAGACAATGTCAGTTGCATCCACAAGCTCCTGTAATGCCTAAAATAGAAAAAAATAAACATGTATTCAAAAATGGTAAAGAATATTTGTACAGAAGATTATCGGTAAGAGAATGTGCGAGAATTCAAGGTTTCCCAGATAATTTTAAATTTTATTATACAAATTTAAATGACGGATATAAAATGATTGGCAATGCTGTTCCTGTAAATCTTGCATACGAAATGGCAAAAGCAATTATTTCAGCAATAAAGAATAATTAA
- the fni gene encoding type 2 isopentenyl-diphosphate Delta-isomerase: MRKKDHIKIALSEKTNKTSLDKYRIEYNSVPKFGIEDLDTSTIICGKKWQWPFFINAITAGGEYCNKINKDLEEICEKCNIEFFAGSYSPALKNEDDKKSYPKNRSVNLGLDKNAETILIAIQETRAKYLQVHTNPLQEMIMPEGDRNFENWYSTLELVSKKSPIPIILKETGFGMNENTIKMAINLGINAIDISGKDGTNFARIENKRTSFPSLYLEEIGYTTAKSLEIAKIYKNEIDIIASGGIRNPLDVIKCLALGAKAVGISRTFLDILLNEGKEILIEEIKKWQREIKYLMILTNSKNLEELYGKISFIEYI, from the coding sequence GTGAGAAAAAAAGACCATATTAAAATTGCACTTAGCGAAAAAACAAACAAAACAAGTTTAGATAAATATAGAATAGAATACAATAGCGTTCCAAAATTTGGAATTGAGGACTTAGATACTTCAACCATTATTTGTGGCAAAAAATGGCAATGGCCTTTTTTTATAAATGCTATTACTGCTGGTGGAGAATACTGTAATAAAATTAATAAAGACCTAGAAGAAATTTGTGAAAAATGTAATATAGAATTTTTTGCAGGTTCTTACTCTCCAGCCCTAAAAAATGAAGATGATAAAAAATCTTATCCGAAAAATCGTTCTGTAAATTTAGGTTTGGATAAAAATGCAGAAACAATTCTAATTGCTATTCAAGAAACAAGGGCTAAATACTTACAAGTTCACACTAATCCCCTACAAGAAATGATAATGCCAGAGGGTGATAGAAATTTTGAAAATTGGTACTCTACCCTTGAATTAGTCAGTAAAAAATCTCCTATTCCGATAATTTTAAAAGAAACAGGATTTGGAATGAACGAAAACACTATTAAAATGGCAATCAATTTAGGAATAAATGCTATTGATATTAGTGGTAAAGATGGCACCAACTTTGCTCGTATAGAAAATAAACGAACTTCTTTCCCCTCTTTATATTTAGAAGAAATAGGCTACACTACTGCTAAATCCTTAGAAATAGCAAAAATTTATAAAAATGAAATTGATATTATAGCTAGTGGTGGAATTAGAAATCCTTTAGACGTAATTAAATGTCTAGCACTCGGAGCAAAAGCTGTGGGTATATCTCGAACTTTTTTAGATATTTTATTAAATGAAGGAAAAGAAATTTTAATTGAAGAAATTAAAAAATGGCAAAGAGAAATTAAATATTTGATGATACTAACAAATTCAAAAAATTTAGAAGAATTATATGGAAAAATAAGTTTTATTGAATATATTTAG
- a CDS encoding mevalonate kinase gives MDEKNNQMYGIGYGKLYLCGEYAILEDYSKAIITSVPKQIFAFISKAEKTTIYDNMHNTEICMNDKHKNFTNIQKLIRFIREYTGIHTDFFLTIHNELITENKKYGLGSSGAVLVAITKAILKFYNIPFDNMKIFKIVVTFSLLNGIKGSMGDVASSCNEGVIYYQKFNQEKLNNYIKNKSPKEIIDYLEWQGLVIELINVKAPVEMIAKWTGEVIDTKIHVKNWATTKKEMNLKTNHLRTKVKRMLEKRKYKKFIDRSNQLTLRLKLFLQQNNPELIIPIIKDIRKNLLYLEQISNIPMETIAMKKYIMKFPCGKQSGSGCGDMVLGFRTATTNKFTINLDLEKL, from the coding sequence ATGGACGAAAAAAATAATCAAATGTATGGCATAGGATATGGAAAATTATATCTTTGTGGAGAATATGCCATATTAGAAGATTACTCAAAAGCAATTATAACAAGTGTGCCAAAACAAATATTTGCTTTTATTAGCAAGGCTGAAAAAACAACAATTTATGATAATATGCACAATACAGAAATTTGTATGAATGATAAGCATAAAAATTTTACAAATATTCAAAAGTTGATAAGATTTATCAGAGAATATACCGGTATTCATACAGATTTTTTCTTAACTATTCATAATGAACTTATTACAGAAAATAAAAAATATGGTTTAGGTTCATCAGGAGCAGTCTTAGTAGCAATTACAAAAGCAATCTTAAAATTTTATAATATTCCTTTTGATAATATGAAAATCTTTAAAATCGTTGTTACTTTTAGCCTACTAAACGGTATAAAAGGTTCTATGGGAGATGTAGCTTCTTCTTGTAATGAAGGAGTAATCTATTATCAAAAATTTAATCAAGAAAAATTAAATAACTACATAAAAAATAAGAGTCCAAAAGAAATAATTGACTACTTAGAGTGGCAAGGTCTTGTAATAGAATTAATAAATGTTAAAGCGCCTGTTGAAATGATAGCAAAATGGACTGGCGAAGTAATAGATACAAAAATTCATGTAAAAAATTGGGCTACAACTAAAAAAGAAATGAATTTAAAAACTAATCACCTTAGAACTAAAGTAAAACGTATGTTAGAAAAAAGAAAATATAAAAAATTTATTGACCGTTCTAATCAACTTACTTTAAGATTAAAATTATTTTTACAACAAAATAATCCTGAACTCATAATACCTATTATAAAAGATATTAGAAAAAATCTTTTATACCTAGAACAAATATCAAATATTCCCATGGAAACTATTGCCATGAAAAAATATATTATGAAATTCCCATGTGGTAAACAAAGCGGTTCTGGTTGTGGCGATATGGTACTAGGATTTAGAACAGCTACTACCAATAAATTTACAATTAACCTAGACTTAGAAAAACTATAA
- the mvaD gene encoding diphosphomevalonate decarboxylase yields the protein MDSFSIGYANIALVKYWGKKSKNPVLPYNPNISLRLDNLYSKTKIEASLSGEDEFYINDEKQSAEEVTKIISFINEFVPKNRKKIKIISFNTVPTAAGLSSSSSGTMALVLACNDYFKLGKTIQEMVAIAKEGSGSSCRSFYKMASWLEDGSVEEIKCDLKLAMLVLVVDENRKKISSRNAMELCVKTSTNFSDWLAKAKKDFVLLKKAIAENNFTKIGQITESNALAMHSTTKYATPPFTFLTEDSYKAMEIVKSLRNKGLEIYFTMDAGPNVKVLYLKENHDIIYKEIKKLWTKKIIKCMA from the coding sequence ATGGATAGTTTCAGTATAGGATATGCTAATATTGCCTTGGTTAAATACTGGGGAAAAAAATCAAAAAATCCAGTCTTACCCTATAATCCAAACATTTCATTGAGATTAGACAATCTATATTCAAAAACAAAAATAGAAGCTAGCCTATCAGGTGAAGATGAATTTTATATTAATGATGAAAAACAATCAGCCGAAGAAGTTACAAAAATAATTTCTTTTATAAATGAGTTTGTTCCTAAAAACAGAAAAAAAATTAAAATAATAAGTTTTAATACTGTGCCAACTGCTGCTGGTTTGTCATCAAGTTCAAGTGGCACTATGGCTTTAGTCCTAGCTTGTAACGATTATTTCAAACTCGGCAAAACTATTCAAGAAATGGTAGCAATAGCAAAAGAAGGGTCAGGATCTTCTTGCCGTAGCTTTTATAAAATGGCTAGTTGGTTAGAAGACGGTAGCGTAGAAGAAATTAAATGTGATTTAAAATTAGCTATGTTAGTATTGGTAGTAGATGAAAATAGAAAAAAAATATCCAGCAGAAATGCTATGGAACTTTGTGTGAAAACTTCAACAAATTTTTCTGACTGGTTAGCAAAAGCAAAAAAAGATTTTGTTTTGTTAAAAAAAGCAATTGCAGAAAATAATTTTACAAAAATAGGTCAAATAACAGAAAGTAATGCCCTAGCTATGCACTCTACTACAAAATATGCTACCCCCCCCTTTACTTTCCTAACCGAAGATAGTTACAAGGCTATGGAAATAGTAAAATCACTTAGAAATAAAGGGCTAGAAATTTATTTTACAATGGATGCTGGTCCTAATGTGAAAGTCCTTTATCTAAAAGAAAATCACGACATCATATATAAGGAAATAAAAAAATTATGGACGAAAAAAATAATCAAATGTATGGCATAG
- the mvk gene encoding mevalonate kinase, with protein MTHAKAIFFGEHSVVYGKKGITIPLPEMKVTAELNKNNHIQKRDKILTYIAKKCNVADTTQIIIKSSIPVGRGLGSSAALSVAIARANKCPNIKEIADDCEKFIHGNPSGIDVNQVLSEKPLIFSKKDGAKPLNFNLNAFLLVIDTGLIGITKDAVKRVKENYEFNKIYIEELGEITEKVLPYLLKKDLRKIGFFMDKAHELLRKIGVSHEKNDDVVKICKNSGAIGAKITGGGDGGCCIALSENFEKAKIIQDKLKERGYLSWIVSV; from the coding sequence ATGACACATGCTAAAGCTATTTTTTTCGGAGAACATTCTGTTGTTTATGGCAAAAAAGGTATTACTATACCCCTGCCAGAAATGAAAGTTACTGCTGAATTAAATAAAAATAATCACATTCAAAAAAGAGATAAAATACTAACCTACATTGCTAAAAAATGTAATGTTGCAGACACTACGCAAATAATAATTAAAAGTTCAATTCCTGTTGGTCGTGGACTTGGTTCTTCTGCTGCTTTATCTGTTGCTATTGCAAGAGCAAATAAGTGCCCTAATATAAAAGAAATTGCTGATGATTGCGAAAAATTTATCCATGGCAACCCCAGTGGTATAGATGTAAACCAAGTTTTAAGCGAAAAACCTTTAATTTTTTCAAAAAAAGATGGAGCTAAGCCTTTAAATTTTAATCTTAATGCTTTTTTACTTGTCATAGATACAGGCCTTATTGGAATTACTAAAGACGCAGTAAAAAGAGTAAAAGAAAATTATGAATTTAATAAAATTTATATTGAAGAATTAGGTGAAATTACAGAAAAAGTTTTGCCCTATTTATTAAAAAAAGATTTAAGAAAAATAGGATTTTTTATGGATAAGGCTCACGAACTTTTAAGAAAAATTGGTGTTAGTCATGAAAAAAATGATGATGTTGTAAAAATTTGTAAAAATAGCGGTGCTATCGGTGCTAAAATTACTGGTGGCGGTGATGGTGGTTGCTGTATAGCCCTAAGCGAAAATTTTGAAAAAGCAAAAATTATACAAGATAAACTGAAAGAAAGAGGATATTTATCATGGATAGTTTCAGTATAG
- a CDS encoding serine hydrolase, protein MKVGKSKAKKNIKIIFEIFISGVIIFSVFYSRNVYGHLFLNEVKNVENTESKESNQNKQQDNPLQVNETQTKENKLSIEQLNSEIKKIISQYENKNKKNKIGLVYNDLNSGYRFAHNENEYFSMASTTKVVYAMHVYNRIALGQISENEQISYKSSYLQAGNGEITNNPKKESYDLDYVIMNMLTYSDNTATNMILRSDANALQLLKKFFSNFNINMPDLMLKNNKLTPASMETAWIYLYKNQDKYPKVIEYLKKSKSSEWIKEGVKNKEIASKYGQIKGVANDTAIVYDKTKGDYIILIYTANITNADKVIAEIANKINKLHDNNA, encoded by the coding sequence ATGAAAGTAGGAAAAAGTAAGGCTAAGAAAAATATAAAAATTATTTTTGAAATATTTATAAGTGGAGTAATTATTTTTTCTGTTTTCTATTCAAGAAATGTTTATGGACACCTATTTTTGAATGAAGTTAAAAATGTTGAAAATACAGAAAGTAAAGAAAGTAATCAAAACAAACAACAAGATAATCCTTTACAAGTAAATGAAACTCAAACAAAAGAAAATAAATTATCTATCGAACAATTAAATTCTGAAATAAAAAAAATAATAAGTCAATATGAAAATAAAAATAAAAAGAACAAAATAGGTTTAGTATATAATGACTTGAATAGTGGTTACAGATTTGCTCATAACGAAAATGAATATTTTTCAATGGCAAGCACCACAAAAGTTGTTTATGCAATGCACGTTTATAATAGAATTGCTCTAGGTCAAATCAGTGAGAATGAACAAATTTCTTATAAATCTAGCTATTTACAAGCAGGCAATGGAGAAATAACTAATAATCCTAAAAAAGAAAGTTATGACCTAGATTATGTTATAATGAACATGTTGACATATTCTGATAATACAGCAACTAATATGATACTAAGAAGTGATGCTAATGCTTTACAACTTCTAAAAAAGTTTTTCTCTAACTTTAATATAAATATGCCAGACCTAATGTTAAAAAATAATAAATTAACGCCAGCAAGTATGGAAACTGCATGGATATATTTATATAAAAATCAAGATAAATATCCAAAAGTAATAGAGTATCTGAAAAAATCTAAGTCTAGTGAGTGGATAAAAGAGGGAGTAAAAAATAAAGAGATAGCTAGTAAATATGGTCAGATTAAGGGAGTAGCAAACGATACAGCAATAGTTTATGACAAAACCAAAGGGGACTATATTATACTTATATATACTGCAAATATAACAAATGCAGATAAGGTTATAGCTGAAATAGCAAATAAAATAAATAAATTACATGATAATAATGCTTAA